DNA from Oryzisolibacter sp. LB2S:
GGCAAATTCTTCGGGTGAACGCACGTCCACCACCAGGGCCGTGGTTTCGCTCATGTGGCCACCTCTCAGCAACCGGGCTGTATGCCCAGCTTGCGCAGAATGCTCTCCATCAGGCACCAGCGGGTGAGCCCGCTTTGCAGCAGGTTCACGCCCACGAAGGCGGTGAAGGCCAGCCACCACTGGCTCATGAAAATGGGGCTGCCGGGTATGCCCAGCGCCAGGCTCAGCAGGATGAAGCTGCCAGCAATGATGCGAACGACTTGCCATGAGGTCATGAAGGTTCTCCTTTGAAGAAGCGATGAAAAAGCGGTGTCGGGGGTTCAGCGGTACTGGCGCAGGTAGCGCCGCTCGAAGGCGCGCTTGGCCCAGTGGAAGGCGCGCGAGCTCGGCAGCACCAGGTTGCGCCGCGCATTGCGCAGCACCAGGGTGCCGCCGTCGATGGAGTCGATGATGCAGGCCAGCTCGGCCGCAAAGCCCGCCGTCTGCGGCCGGCCTGCCAGGCCGTCGAGCAGGTTCTGCGCCGCGGCGCGCGCGTGCAGCTCGGCCATGTGGGCCTGCTTGGGAGCCCAGTCGGGCCCGGGGAAGCTGCCCGCGTCGCCCACCACATAGGCGTGCTGCCAGCCCTCGATGCGGCATTGCGCATCGGCGCGCACCAGGCCGCCGCTCGAGCGGGGCAGGGTGGTCTGGTCGAACCAGGCGTTGCCCGTCATGCCGGGCATGAAGAGGATCAGGTCGGCCGCGATCTCGCCGCCCTCGGTCACGACCTTGTCGGCCTCGAAGCGCAGCAGCTTGTGCCCCAGGTGGGTGCGTATGCCGCGGCGCGCCATGGTGGCCAGCAGGCCCTGCACGGCCTTCGCTCCCAGGCGGTTGCCGGGCTCCGCGCTGGGGTTGAAGAACACCAGCTCGAAGCGCTCGCGCCGGCCCTCGCGGCGCAGCTGGGTGTCGATGCCGAAGAGAAACTCGAACATCGGCCCGCCGCGCACGGCCTGCTGCTCCTGCGGATTGGCTGCAAAGCCGATGGCGATGGTGCCGCCCTGCATGGCGCGCAGGCGGTCGCGGATCTTCTCGGCCGCATCTATTCCCTCGCAGGGCGTGATGGCGTGCTCCACGCCAGGCAGCTTCTTGATGAAGCGCCCGCCCGTGGCGATGACCAGCGCGTCGTTGGCCACATCGCCCGCCGTGGTGCGCACCGTGCGGCCGTCATCGGACAGGCCCGTGACCTCGGCCGCCACATGGCGCACGCGCATGCGCTCGAAGAACGGCGCGAGCGGCACGACGAGCTGCTCGCGCGTGCGCAGGCCGCTCGGTATCCAGATGATGCTGGGCAGGTAGTGCAGCTCGGCGCGCGGCGACACCAGCGTGATCTGCACATCGCCGCTGCGCCGGCGCAGCTCG
Protein-coding regions in this window:
- a CDS encoding DUF2892 domain-containing protein yields the protein MTSWQVVRIIAGSFILLSLALGIPGSPIFMSQWWLAFTAFVGVNLLQSGLTRWCLMESILRKLGIQPGC
- a CDS encoding FAD-dependent oxidoreductase; translation: MNAPTNAAPHITVLGAGFGALATVRELRRRSGDVQITLVSPRAELHYLPSIIWIPSGLRTREQLVVPLAPFFERMRVRHVAAEVTGLSDDGRTVRTTAGDVANDALVIATGGRFIKKLPGVEHAITPCEGIDAAEKIRDRLRAMQGGTIAIGFAANPQEQQAVRGGPMFEFLFGIDTQLRREGRRERFELVFFNPSAEPGNRLGAKAVQGLLATMARRGIRTHLGHKLLRFEADKVVTEGGEIAADLILFMPGMTGNAWFDQTTLPRSSGGLVRADAQCRIEGWQHAYVVGDAGSFPGPDWAPKQAHMAELHARAAAQNLLDGLAGRPQTAGFAAELACIIDSIDGGTLVLRNARRNLVLPSSRAFHWAKRAFERRYLRQYR